The Equus asinus isolate D_3611 breed Donkey chromosome 14, EquAss-T2T_v2, whole genome shotgun sequence genomic sequence CACCTGGAACTGTGTCTGCAGAAAAGTCTGCAACAGCTCTGGTGAGTGGCTTAGGGGGGCCAGGCAGTTGGGACGGTGCTGGTGGAGGCTGGCCTGAGTGAACAGGGCAGCATGGAAGGAGCTTCAGAGGGTCAGGATGGGGTGTGGACCAGAGTCAGTGGGGATGGAACTGAGGTCAGGGAATGTGGGTTCTCAAAGCCAGTGGATTTACAAGGATGAGAAGGCAGGGATGGGACAAATTTCCAGGTCAGCCGCTGGACCCCAGCCTCAGGAAACAGCTCTGGTATGAGTGGGCTTCACCCAGGAGGGACAAAGGAACTGAGGATGAGAGCCCTGCACGTGTGAGAGCTGCGTTCAAATATCAGGAGAAGGGCAGACTCCTGTGCTAGTCCTGGATTTGCCATTGTAGTGGCCTTCAGGCCTGGGACAAGTCacctaccctctctgagccttaatgtcctcatctgtaaaatggggatgagagaATAACAAAAATACCCACCATACAGGgcttttatgaggattaaatcagaGCAGTCCAAATGGGGGCTCGGGAGGTGATGATTTCTCATCCCAGGAGGTAAGCAAGCAGAGGCAGATGACCCATGGGTAGGGATGCTATAGATGAGCCCTAAGCCCTGGAAGGGGGTTGGATGAGCTTCCCATTAAGATTATTTCCTCCCCTCCTAGGACTCTGACTCTTGCCCTTGGTACAAGCATGCCTTCCTCTGAGCACACTCTCAGTCCTTGTGGAAGAGAGAGTGTCTGGGAAGAGGGACAAGAACGAGCATATGTTTGGAAAACTGGGCTGGAGTGTGGATGAGGTGCCTGTGTGCGCCTGGCAGGAGGCGCGTGGGGATgaggggtgggagcaggaggggaaTGACTCTGCTCTCCTTGAAGGCTCTCTCTGCTCAGTGGGTGCTCATTGGGTCAGGGCTCTTTCCTGGGTTTTGGGGCATCACTGAATCAGACATTGGGTTTTGGAGACACCCTCCCTGTACTTGGATGGGCTCCAAGGGCATCCTTGGCTGAGTGAGTGAGCAGGTGGCTTGCCTCATGTCTCCACTGGGGGCTATTCAGTGGGTCCTCATTGCTTCTGACACAATCCTTTCACGATCTGGCTTTTGCTTGCTTCTCTGTCTCCCACagttccacccccccccccccattctaaGTTCCTATACGTCTGAACTCTGCTCTCCCGTAAACACGCCATCCTCTCTCTCCCATCGCCATGCTTTTGCCTCTGCTGGTCCCTTAGCCTGGGATACCCTCACCTGCTTATTCACCGACAAAACTCCTAACCACCCCCCCCCATCAAGTTCTAGCCCTCTATGAATCCTACCCTGTCTTAACCAACAGACTTAGATATACCCTCTTGTGTGTCCCCTCTGCACCTAGAACGTACTTCTGTTAGTACTTTCATCATATTGCATTATAATAAGCTGTTGGCATGGTGGTTTTTTACACAAGATGAAGGAATCCTCATGAGCCAGATccgtattttctttatttctgtgttGAATGCGCCTAGCACATAGAAAAGGTGGTtagtaaatatatgttgaatcaATGCATTCATGAATACGATGGAAATGttatttctcttaatttcctATCTATCTCCCCTATCAGAATATTACCTCTGGAAGCGGGGAAATTTTGTCAGTTTTGATAAAcattgtatccccagtgcctagaacagtgcctggcagatagtggATGCTcaagaagtatttgttgaatgagtgttggatgaatgaatgaatgaatgaacaatggCTCTGAACCTCATCAGATGTGCTGGCTTCACAAAGCCAGGAAGTGGGAGTAGTATGGAGCTAGTTTTGATTAGTTAGTCTAGAATGTGGGGCAGTCCTACTTCCCCAGAGACCCAGTCCCCAAGAGGACTCAGACACGAAAGCCCTCACCAAACCTGCACGTAGGATGCTTGGAAATCTTGGACCAAGGGCTTCTTCGCCAAACTCGCCTACTGCAAGCCCAGGCGTGAATCCCACCTGGGTCCCAGATCCCCTCTAGTCTACCCAAAGTCCTGGTGGGCAGTGTGGCTTTTCCAAAGGGTAGAGAATGTGGTCTCTGCTCACTGCTTCCAGACTCCTATCCACTCCACCTGCTCCCTCTTGACTTTCCAGATGACCAGTGTTTGCAGCCTCAGCTGGACTGTGGGGCCAAGGAGATCACGCTGACACTGGACAAGTGTCTGCTGGAACGCCTGGGTTTTGAGGACAAGGTCAGAGCCTACCTGCGGGACCATAACTGCAATAGCATCATGCAAATAGGAGAGAAGAGCTCCATGTCTGTGACCAGCCCTACTCAGGCTGGTGCCTGTGGAAACATTCTGGAGGTGAGGAGTGTTCATACCACTGCTGCCAGAGGGTGGGAGTTGGGCCAGTGGGGGCCATCTCAGTAGCTgcaagaccttgggcaagtcaatttgcctctctgggcctctagGCATATGTGAGATTATACATGTTGGTCCATGTAAAGAGTTTAGAACAGGTCTGATGCTTGAGCTCCATAAATGTAAGCTgtgattatgatttttaaattagggATCATGTGGGAGGGGCTCACGGAGGAGCAAGCATGCTGGTTCCTGACTCATCCCAAGGGTCAACGATTGCTCTAGTTTTTGATCTGGGGTCCTCACTCCCCTTCCCATGAAGTGTCAGTGCCACTGGGGGCAGAGGCCCATTTTGCCTTCTTGAGATCAGAAGGCAGGGTGGCAGCAGGACTGAGAGCATTGACTGAGGAGTTACACAGACCTGAGTTCCAGGTACCCCTATGCCCACGTCCACATAAACATATATGTGGTCTTTTTTTcacaccaaagagaaatgaaacccATGCCATCTATAAAAACACTCTCTTCGTGGCCAATGATTTCATCATCAGAGACAACATCTTCAACATCAACTTCCAGTGCGCCTACCCACTAGACATGAATGTCGGCCTCCAAACTGTCCTGCGGCCCGTTGTAAGGTACGGCATTGTAAGGTACAGCCCTTTGACCTGTAACGCTGACATCGGTCACACTCACTTCACGCACAGTTTATGATGTCCACAGaatgctccctccctccttctggaGCTCCCAATCATTGTAttgttcattccacaaatgtttgttgatcGTATATTAATGTTGAGCATGAACAAGGCAGACATAGACTGTTTTGTGGATATTAAAGATTATTATTATGAAGCAATGCAGGGACACGAAACAGTGCTAATTAAGTATGCTAAGGAACAAAAACGCATGACAGTTTCATTTATCTTGAGGAAGAAAGGCATTAAACAACTAATTATATCAGTAATTATTTACAAGTGAGATGAATGCGCTGTGGGAGAAGCACACGGGGTGCTGTGGGATCAGGGAGCAAGGGTCCCTGACCTGATCTTGGTTGGGGGGGAAGGTGGGAGCAGGAAGGCCTCCCTGCAGATGTGGGATTTAAGCTGACATCAGCTTTGATCGGATAAACAGCACCCTCACTGCCCGCCCAGTGGCAATTTGGATGGAATTCCATTGGGCAGGGGCTTTTGCTACATCCACTGTGCCTGGAAAGGGGCCCTGTTGAATGAATTCCTCAGCATTCCTAGACTTGCCAGAGGCCTTTCTGGGGTGTCAGAAATCCAAGGTGCCCTTCCTGTTCCCTCATGGCCTCCTGGGCTCACAGAACGGCAGGAttagaaagatgagaaatttTCTAGTTCAATGTTTTTCACACTGCCTTGTGTTCCCCAACAAggttcataaaaaaataaaagccatttatCTTGTTAAAATTGGTGTTTCACTGAAGATtgtggggtggagggaagagatCTGCTGCTAAAAATTGTGAACCCACAGAACTGGCCCCAAGCCCATTCTACAGGTGACAAGATGGAGGCGGGCACTTCCAGTTATTCTGTGGGTGAAAGGGAGACGTGTCATCTGTGATGCAAAGAGGATTGGTGGAAATCCTTGAAACAGACTTGTCCGTCAAGTTTAGTGCCCAGAAGATAGTAAATGCTTGATTTACATGAGTAATTCATTCAGAGATCAAAGATATGCCTTTGCCTTCATGACCTTATGCAAGCATGGGCTGGATCTATTTTGTTCTCACTGGTCAAAACCTGATGGTTCCACCCTGTGGTCTTCCTATTCTCAGCAACCTGACCATCAGTGTGGGCGGGGAGGGAGAGTTCATTGTCAAGATGGCCCTCTTCCAAGACCAGGGCTACACCTTGCCTTACGAAGGGGATGAAGTTGTGCTGAACGTTGACTCCATGCTCTACGTGGGTGCCATCTTGGAGAGCGGGGACACCTCTCAGTTTAACCTGCTGTTGAGGCACTGCTATGCCACGCCCACTGAAAACAGGACTGACGCTCTGAAATACTTCATCATCAAACACGGGTATGGGACAACTCTGGGGTTATCTTTTGGCCTGAATGAGATTTTGGGGGGAAATGATCACCTCATCCCTGCCTGGCAGTTGTGTAAACTGGCCTAcctcttttggaaaataatttggtatTACATGTCATGAGCATACCCCTTGACCAAGGAATATCATTCCTGAAATTTTAGCCTAAAGCATTAATACAAAGTAGGTGGGCAGGGTAAAGAAATGCCAATTACTTttcatttcagtattttttataACTTTGGAAATAGGTTCATAATTCAAAAATAGGGGGTCTATTAGGTAGTGATGGACTATTATACAGATGTTAATACTGACTGATCAATATGAAAACGGCATGACGTGTTACGGGACAAAACATTGAATATCGTTAACTggcaaaaacaaatggaaaatgcaTATCTAATGATCATGATACAAACCATAGTACTAACACCAGCTAGTATTGATCATTGAGTTTAGCTACATGCCAAGCACTGCGCTAAGCAGTACGCATGGATTATAAATGCTCTCATCAACCCTAGGAAGTGCATATTCCTGTCTCCACTCCACAGAAGGAAAGCGAGACTCAGTAAGGTTAAGTAATCTGCTCAAGGTCACTTAGCTGGAAAGTAGGTTGGCTGGATTTGAAACCAATCTGTCTCACTCCAGAGACTGGACCCCCAAAAAACTTAAACCATGTGGGCTTATGGATAACATCTTGGTGGAAACCTCCATGGTTTACTCCAACCTAAAGCAATAGAAAGTCTATGTCATCAGGATGGAGGAAACCTGGGGGCTCCCTAATTCTCTCTGATGCTCTTTTTATACTGGTCACAGATTAAAGATGCAGCCAAGGGCCTCAGGCCCCTGAGCTTTTCTAGAGTCAGACCCTTGCCCCTGTCACCCTCCCAGCTGCCCAAATCAAGAAGATTCCACTGTCCACGTGGAGAAgaatggagtatcctcagaaagcCAGTTCTCAGTTCAGCTGTTCAAGTTTGCTGGAGATCATGACCAGGTTTACCTGCATTGTGAGGTTCATCTCTGCGATCCCCTTAATGAAAAGTGCAAGCCGGTGAGTATCTCTTTGGACTGGACTATTCAGAGCCTGGCAGCTTGGTACATGATAGGCTCTCCGTATATATTTGTTGGAAttatggatggatggaagaagaaaggaaggaaggaaggaaggaaggaaggaaggggtgaggagggaggaaagaaggaaggtatGGAAAAATGGagggatgggtagatggatgggagggaggaagggaaaaaggaagagagggaaggaagaaggatgaATTGATGGATTTTAAGCCTCCTAAAAGCCTGAGTGTAAGCAATTATTGTGTCCCTAGGAGACAGATCAGTTGAAGGAGCCTGTCCACTAGGTCTCCTCGGCATAAggcatattttaaatgattataataaTAGTTGACTTGTCTAGTGTCAAGAACTGTACTAAAACTTTCATATGccttatctaatttaattctcacaacaaccctttaaGTAGCTTCTTTCATCcaccccattgtacagatgaggaaactgaggctcagagaagtcccTTGCCCAAGGAGCACATAGCTAGAAAGTATCAGCTGCCATGTGACTCCAGTGTCCATGCTCTTAGCCCCTTTTTAGCACTGCCTGCTAATAGTTGGCActcactgagtgcttactatatgtcTGTGTGTTGCATTTAACTTTCACAACAAGGAAGGCTATTTAAGAATAGTAGAGAGGTGAAGTCATTTGTCCCAAATTAGACAGCTAAATGAGAGTAGAgatgagattcaaacccaggtttgtTTGACATGACAGTAAGAATCCTCTAGATTGAGAAAACCACAGCAT encodes the following:
- the GP2 gene encoding pancreatic secretory granule membrane major glycoprotein GP2; the encoded protein is MASSCVLWLALASCILTLASTQQQISTSSNSYGPDLECGAPGTTEAQGCFDPCKNYTFLNESSRSSENTERGQICDSNLRGWYRFVGKGGVRMPETCVPVYRCHTDAPMWLEGTHPTLEQGIVKRTACAQWSGNCCLWKTEVEVKACPGGYHVYRLEGTPACALSYCTDPTTEEPNCGKDHYPEDFVNGTWNCVCRKVCNSSDDQCLQPQLDCGAKEITLTLDKCLLERLGFEDKVRAYLRDHNCNSIMQIGEKSSMSVTSPTQAGACGNILERNETHAIYKNTLFVANDFIIRDNIFNINFQCAYPLDMNVGLQTVLRPVVSNLTISVGGEGEFIVKMALFQDQGYTLPYEGDEVVLNVDSMLYVGAILESGDTSQFNLLLRHCYATPTENRTDALKYFIIKHGCPNQEDSTVHVEKNGVSSESQFSVQLFKFAGDHDQVYLHCEVHLCDPLNEKCKPSCSGNQLHSTEVVINSAQVLDLGPITQKRASSEPVMSGAPTTAGFLVAWLMVLLPVLLAGLF